The proteins below are encoded in one region of Streptomyces roseirectus:
- a CDS encoding salicylate synthase — protein MTSPTTIAGTSWEGWAEALPPSCPEHVVESPADPAEAAVRLAGSGLGGEYVVYERAGTWTYAAAPAATLTLDAESVVARCGNQAVVQPLGAAPLEQVAEALARLPHQDWRVYGWAAFELAHLLHADTGNPGDAPLLHLMLPAIEVTLTPGTARIRTADPEHLPLLAKALAGSTSSAGTGLTDAENLVRSAPGPYRHAVARTVADIQAGLVQKTVLSRPLPLPSAPDLGATYLTGRRANTPARSFLLDLGGWRAAGFSPETVVEVEAAGRRVSTQPLAGTRALGTNAEDTARLRAELLGDPKEIHEHALSVRLAVDELTAICRPGTVVVEDFMTVLERGSVQHLASRAAGQLAEDRSPWDAFAALFPAITATGCPKPEALRTISRHESEPRGLYAGAVFTADAAGSLDAALVLRTVFERDGRGWLRAGAGIMGQSTPEREWEETCEKLRSVAPHLHLRPETPPAQP, from the coding sequence ATGACCAGCCCCACCACGATCGCCGGTACGTCCTGGGAGGGCTGGGCCGAAGCCCTGCCCCCGTCGTGTCCCGAGCACGTCGTCGAATCCCCCGCCGACCCGGCGGAGGCCGCCGTGCGCCTCGCCGGCTCCGGCCTCGGCGGCGAGTACGTCGTCTACGAACGGGCCGGGACCTGGACCTACGCCGCCGCTCCCGCCGCGACGCTCACCCTGGACGCCGAGTCGGTCGTCGCACGCTGCGGGAACCAGGCGGTGGTCCAGCCCCTCGGCGCGGCGCCGCTGGAGCAGGTCGCCGAGGCCCTGGCCCGGCTGCCGCACCAGGACTGGCGGGTGTACGGCTGGGCCGCCTTCGAACTCGCCCACCTCCTGCACGCCGACACCGGGAACCCCGGGGACGCCCCCCTGCTCCACCTCATGCTGCCGGCCATAGAGGTCACCCTCACCCCGGGCACGGCACGCATCCGGACGGCCGACCCGGAACACCTGCCGCTCCTCGCCAAAGCCCTGGCCGGTTCCACGAGTTCGGCCGGCACGGGGCTCACCGACGCGGAGAACCTGGTGCGGTCCGCGCCGGGCCCCTACCGGCACGCCGTCGCCCGCACCGTGGCCGACATCCAGGCCGGGCTCGTCCAGAAGACCGTGCTCTCCCGCCCCCTGCCCCTCCCCTCGGCCCCCGATCTGGGCGCCACCTACCTCACGGGCCGCCGCGCCAACACCCCCGCCCGGTCCTTCCTGCTCGACCTGGGCGGCTGGCGGGCGGCGGGCTTCAGCCCCGAGACCGTCGTCGAGGTCGAGGCGGCCGGCCGCCGCGTCTCCACCCAGCCGCTCGCCGGCACCAGAGCCCTCGGCACGAACGCCGAGGACACCGCGCGGCTGCGCGCCGAACTCCTCGGCGACCCCAAGGAGATCCACGAACACGCGCTCTCCGTGCGCCTCGCCGTCGACGAACTCACCGCGATCTGCCGCCCGGGCACGGTCGTCGTCGAGGACTTCATGACGGTCCTGGAACGCGGATCGGTCCAGCACCTCGCGTCCCGCGCCGCCGGACAGCTCGCCGAGGACCGCAGCCCGTGGGACGCGTTCGCCGCGCTGTTCCCCGCCATCACCGCCACCGGCTGCCCGAAACCCGAGGCCCTGCGCACCATCAGCCGCCACGAGAGCGAACCGCGCGGGCTGTACGCCGGAGCCGTGTTCACCGCCGACGCCGCCGGCTCCCTCGACGCGGCACTCGTCCTGCGCACGGTCTTCGAACGCGACGGCCGCGGCTGGCTGCGCGCGGGCGCCGGGATCATGGGCCAGTCGACCCCCGAGCGCGAATGGGAGGAGACCTGCGAAAAACTCCGCAGCGTCGCCCCGCACCTGCACCTGCGCCCGGAGACACCGCCCGCGCAACCATGA
- a CDS encoding peptidoglycan-binding domain-containing protein, which translates to MTPPTIRQGNSGNTVREAQCLLVFRGYSVGPSGIDGIIGPITWNRLRNGCRRPRGPPTSFREGGRFRRGR; encoded by the coding sequence GTGACGCCGCCCACCATCCGGCAGGGGAACAGCGGCAACACCGTCCGTGAGGCCCAGTGCCTGCTGGTGTTCCGGGGCTACAGCGTGGGTCCGTCCGGCATCGACGGGATCATCGGCCCCATCACCTGGAACCGGCTGCGCAACGGCTGCCGACGACCACGAGGACCGCCGACCTCCTTCCGCGAGGGGGGTCGGTTTCGCAGAGGAAGGTGA
- a CDS encoding TIGR02679 family protein, whose amino-acid sequence MSAPGPGVDRVRLGRLLGDPGLGWLVERVRRRMERDEPLTGPVTLAAPSAAERAAAERLLGRAPGAGRSLTVRLDAVDAVLRRSGISPGGLAPAVTALTGPVPRLADVRAREASAWQDAYAPLAALPPELADWAGRLRGDGLVRRLARTPPAARALLADAVTVLRALPAVPAVSLSAFAADLLGDAHALDDGTPLATLVHSGVRALTGFPDGSGAEWRREAWASAGLLRDALSSTVLTLGLRGTPALDWTTDAGEPAVLTLRQLTRTPPSTAPAVVHVCENPAVLATAADLHGPLCPPLVCLQGQPSAAALTLLRHLHARGSRLRYHGDFDWGGLRIAGTLLRHVPWSPWRYTTADYRAAAAAVPLAPPLTGTPTDAPWDPALAPALRELGLRIEEETVLDALLSDLAP is encoded by the coding sequence GTGAGCGCGCCCGGCCCGGGTGTCGACCGCGTCCGGCTCGGCCGCCTGCTGGGCGACCCCGGGCTCGGCTGGCTCGTCGAGCGCGTACGCCGTCGCATGGAGCGGGACGAACCCCTCACCGGGCCGGTCACCCTGGCCGCGCCCTCCGCCGCCGAACGGGCCGCCGCCGAGCGCCTGTTGGGCCGGGCCCCGGGCGCCGGACGGTCGCTGACCGTGCGTCTGGACGCGGTGGACGCCGTCCTGCGCCGCTCCGGCATCAGCCCCGGCGGGCTCGCCCCGGCCGTGACCGCCCTCACCGGCCCCGTCCCCCGCCTCGCCGACGTCCGCGCCCGGGAGGCGAGCGCCTGGCAGGACGCGTACGCGCCGCTCGCCGCGCTCCCGCCCGAACTCGCGGACTGGGCCGGCCGGTTGCGCGGGGACGGCCTCGTCCGCCGCCTCGCGCGCACCCCGCCGGCGGCGCGGGCCCTCCTCGCCGACGCCGTGACCGTCCTGCGGGCCCTGCCCGCCGTCCCGGCCGTGTCCCTGTCCGCCTTCGCCGCCGACCTCCTCGGCGACGCCCACGCCCTCGACGACGGGACCCCGCTCGCCACACTCGTCCACTCCGGCGTCCGTGCCCTCACCGGTTTCCCGGACGGGTCCGGTGCCGAGTGGCGCCGTGAGGCGTGGGCGTCGGCCGGTCTGCTGCGGGACGCGCTCTCCTCGACCGTCCTCACCCTCGGCCTGCGCGGCACGCCCGCGCTCGACTGGACGACCGACGCGGGCGAGCCGGCCGTCCTGACCCTGCGCCAGCTCACCCGCACCCCGCCGAGCACGGCACCGGCGGTCGTCCACGTCTGCGAGAACCCCGCCGTCCTCGCGACCGCCGCCGACCTCCACGGCCCCCTCTGCCCACCCCTCGTCTGCCTCCAGGGCCAGCCCTCAGCCGCCGCCCTCACCCTGCTGCGCCACCTCCACGCCCGGGGATCCCGGCTCCGCTACCACGGCGATTTCGACTGGGGCGGCCTGCGCATCGCCGGCACCCTGCTGCGCCACGTCCCCTGGAGCCCCTGGCGCTACACCACCGCCGACTACCGCGCCGCGGCCGCCGCCGTCCCACTGGCCCCACCCCTGACCGGCACCCCCACCGACGCCCCGTGGGACCCGGCCCTCGCACCGGCCCTCCGCGAACTCGGCCTGCGCATCGAGGAGGAGACCGTCCTGGACGCCCTTCTGTCCGACCTCGCACCGTGA